From Candidatus Lokiarchaeota archaeon:
AGTGATGAGCTTGAGACTCTCACTAAAACGAGAGAAGTCATGGACGTAATCGAAGCATTGGGGCTTAGCGAGGACATAGAGAGAGTACGGCAGGGACATAAGATTCGAGCTGGAAAGGGCAAAATGCGGGGCCGCAAGTACAAAACTCCGAAGTCTATTCTTTTCGTCGTTGGCGAGGACTTGGGCATTGAGCGAGCCGCACGCAATATCCCTGGAGTTGAGATAGCAGAAGTCCATGCGCTGAATGCAGATTTGCTGGCGCCTGGAACACATGCTGGACGTCTAGTGATATGGACTAAGTCTGCCCTAGAACGTCTGCAAGAAGAGGGGCTTTTCGTCTGAGGTGTATCAAAATGAAAGATCCAAACGAAATTGTCATACGACCTGTAGTGACGGAGGCCAGTCTTGAAGCTGTAGATATGGAAAACAAGCTTACTTTCTTTGTAGACCTTCGCTCTAACAAAAACATGATTCGATGGGCTGTTGAGACACTCTATGAAGTCGTTGTGGAACGTGTAAACACACTGATTACACCGACTGGAGAGAAGAAAGCTTTTGTAAAACTAGCGCCTGAATACAGCGCGGGTGAATTAGCCACCCGGCTGGGGATATTCTAAGTGGTGTTTGATAATGGGTAAGCGTATATTAGTTCAGAGAAAAGGACGCGGTACTTCAAGATGGCGTTCGCCTTCACACAAGAAACTAGCGCCGGCTCGTCATCCCAAATGGGCTCCCGATAAGACCTATCGGGGAGAGATTGTTGCCCTTTTCCACGAACCTGGAAGGG
This genomic window contains:
- a CDS encoding 50S ribosomal protein L23 encodes the protein MKDPNEIVIRPVVTEASLEAVDMENKLTFFVDLRSNKNMIRWAVETLYEVVVERVNTLITPTGEKKAFVKLAPEYSAGELATRLGIF